The stretch of DNA GGGATAAAAATTAGATACGATTACTCCaattaataaatgattaaaaactTGAGAGTGCCTAAATGTATATATGTTCTAATAGTCCTAAAACAAAGCCAACAAATCTTAATTACAAGTAAATCTTTCAGATCATCACTAAAATCAATACACATAAACTCAAACAGAATGCGTTTAATTATCCAAAACAGGAGCCACAaacagagaagaagaagaagaattgaGATTcttacaaattcaattaaaattctccGCTCTAATTAACCTAAGCGAATCTACTTCCTAGCCTGAACCTTCACAACGGTTTCAAACGCAGGTTTGCTCTTCGCCACAGCGTAGCTTCTACTCCTCGGATACAGATCGGCGGCGAAAGCCACGCCTCCTTCAGACTCCATCGCTTTATCCTCGTCGATCCTCGCCATCCCGACGCTGCTAGACTTCGGCAACACTTTCGAAACGTGGATTCGGTTCGCCAACGTTGTTCTCGCCGACGCAGCTCTCACTAGCTCCGCGTAATCCTCGTCGCTCCTCTCGGACCTCACCGACGTGGCGGCCACGCTGTGGCTCCTGGAGAACCTTCCGGCACCTTCCATGGGATCGCCGTAGTAGCTGACGTGCTGGCCGCAGTTGGTTATGCTCCGCACGTACATGTCCCTCGCTTTCCCCAACGCTCTTATCGGCGATCCAATGATCCTCATCAGCTTGCTCTCACTCTTCGTCATTTTTGGCAACGAACTTCTAACTGTGGCTAATGAAATGTGAAACAAGGAATTTTGGAATATGAGATGAATTGTAATTGTTGCTGAAGAAATAAAATGTTGGAATATGAAGCTAACACAAGTGTGGGTATAGATATTTATAGGCTTacatatctttttatttctctACTTTTAGGTTAATTTTGAAAGTAGTTCCACttcaaaaatttatatcaatttaatcattatttttagagtgtaaatttaatttttcttatcaaattttgttaaatttatttgacattttaaatgtattttatgataatatttaagttaacatcgAAACGAGAGTGTGTCAAATGAAGTAAAcgattcaaatattatcatgaaatgtgtttaaTATCAgacaaacttaacaaaatttggttaaaataactaaaatcacatatttataaagatgaattactaaattaatcaatttttttaaaaaatactaattctaaatttcactgaaatttaagagagaaaaaagatatttaacccatatttatattattgtatgAGAAACTGTGAGCAGCAAGTGAGTTGGACCTTTTTGTAGCACACGGGATTACAAAGACTAATGGATTTAATTGAGATAAGAACAGAACCGTTGAACTTATACTATGACTGATACATATACATAGTATTATTATCCTAATCAATTTCTTCACAGttgaattcaatgaaaattaaaatagagaTAAGTTAGTTTACAAGGGCATTGACAGTTTTCAATTTAACAATAGTTATTGAGACTTACCTCcctttttacatttatttctCTTACAAatgtctaattatttttattttttttaaataatatgtttagttttatattttttttttgtgcagaAATGTTAATTGTAAATAGCTAAAGAAATATTGACATGTACTAAACTTTGTCGTTAAATCTTTccattaacattttattaaaaataatttatattgttattatcagcgcaaaaaatgcaaaacaataatctaaaaatttaaggaaatatatatatatatatatatatatatatatatataaattattcaaaacgaaatttatcttaaaatatgtTCATATTAGTACAAATGTTTTACTTCCACTAAATAATTTAGTGATGAtttatcttataatttattttgtgaaaCAAGCAGAATCACATGTATGtcataatttatatgtaatttactTTCTACATGTTAAAATGTTACGTGGATTAAGATCTCCCCGTGACTTATTAATTACATGAGAAAAGGTtaaacttttacttttattccTAGTTGTAACTTGAAGTTGTAACT from Vigna unguiculata cultivar IT97K-499-35 chromosome 8, ASM411807v1, whole genome shotgun sequence encodes:
- the LOC114193795 gene encoding uncharacterized protein LOC114193795; amino-acid sequence: MTKSESKLMRIIGSPIRALGKARDMYVRSITNCGQHVSYYGDPMEGAGRFSRSHSVAATSVRSERSDEDYAELVRAASARTTLANRIHVSKVLPKSSSVGMARIDEDKAMESEGGVAFAADLYPRSRSYAVAKSKPAFETVVKVQARK